A single window of Syntrophotalea acetylenica DNA harbors:
- a CDS encoding alpha/beta fold hydrolase, protein MIIHKFCRLDDGRSVSYRAGGDGPVLVLLHGWGMSSLVFSPLMQRLSCCRRIIAPDLRGHGHSHGGPGYALGDFAADIEQCLNLAGAEEIALLGWSLGGMVALEMVERLGERLKKLILVSTTPCFVQRDGWPHGQPASRVNALSRRFRRDPAAALEGFFLQQFDGETKQGPLIQTCKHELFDLAPLPLASAGLGGLSTLCDADLRELSPRCLPTLIMHGRCDAIIPPAAGEYLARRLPEAQWKLLDGVGHAPFIGRLDFCADILADFLI, encoded by the coding sequence ATGATCATTCATAAATTCTGCCGTCTTGACGACGGACGCTCCGTCAGTTACCGAGCAGGGGGCGATGGCCCCGTGCTTGTCCTGCTGCATGGCTGGGGGATGTCTTCCCTGGTGTTTTCGCCCCTCATGCAGCGTCTGTCCTGTTGCCGTCGCATTATCGCTCCTGACCTGCGAGGGCACGGGCATTCCCATGGCGGGCCAGGCTATGCGCTGGGGGATTTCGCGGCGGATATCGAACAATGCCTGAACCTGGCGGGGGCCGAGGAAATCGCCCTGCTTGGCTGGTCCCTTGGCGGCATGGTGGCCCTCGAGATGGTCGAACGACTCGGCGAACGGCTTAAAAAACTTATACTGGTTTCGACAACGCCCTGCTTCGTGCAACGCGACGGTTGGCCGCACGGCCAGCCGGCATCTCGGGTAAATGCACTGTCCAGGCGCTTCCGTCGCGATCCCGCAGCGGCTCTGGAAGGGTTCTTCCTGCAGCAGTTCGATGGCGAGACAAAACAGGGGCCTCTCATTCAGACATGCAAGCATGAACTGTTCGATCTTGCTCCCCTGCCTCTGGCATCGGCAGGTCTGGGCGGGTTGAGCACCCTGTGTGACGCGGACCTGCGCGAGCTCTCCCCACGATGCTTGCCGACCCTGATCATGCATGGAAGATGCGATGCCATCATCCCTCCGGCTGCCGGTGAGTATCTGGCCCGCCGCTTGCCTGAGGCGCAATGGAAGCTTTTGGATGGTGTCGGACATGCTCCCTTCATCGGCAGGCTGGACTTTTGCGCGGATATCCTGGCGGATTTTTTGATATGA
- a CDS encoding methyltransferase domain-containing protein, whose protein sequence is MNAIDRRQVQRHFSASACSYDDCADVQKRVARKVANLVQVEGAAKGPMLEVGTGTGYLAELIAARYPGLRLLVSDLAHAMTRAASQRLPGAWAMDLDAAALPLATETMAYVCSASAYQWVENLPRAFGECHRVLQKGGSFIFALFGDGTLDELRGAYREALLCEGRESPDYLVPMPSKHRVDASLAAAGFEIFRVWEEVEREYHGSLASLLRCLKGVGAHNASRCRPRGLASRQVMKRLEGNYIQRFADGGRLPATYRVIYGIAGKSG, encoded by the coding sequence ATGAACGCTATCGACCGTCGTCAGGTTCAACGCCATTTTTCAGCCAGCGCCTGCAGTTATGATGATTGTGCCGATGTTCAGAAACGGGTTGCGCGCAAGGTCGCGAACCTTGTACAGGTTGAGGGGGCCGCGAAGGGACCGATGCTGGAAGTCGGCACCGGTACAGGATATCTTGCCGAACTTATCGCGGCAAGATATCCGGGCTTGCGGCTCCTGGTGTCGGATCTCGCCCATGCCATGACGCGCGCCGCAAGCCAGCGGTTGCCAGGGGCCTGGGCCATGGATCTCGATGCCGCGGCCTTGCCGCTGGCTACGGAAACCATGGCGTATGTCTGCAGCGCGTCGGCTTACCAGTGGGTGGAAAACCTGCCCCGGGCCTTCGGAGAATGTCATCGGGTTCTGCAAAAAGGCGGGAGTTTCATCTTTGCCCTGTTCGGAGACGGAACGCTTGACGAACTCAGGGGTGCTTACCGGGAAGCTCTGCTGTGCGAGGGGCGGGAATCCCCCGATTACCTGGTGCCGATGCCATCGAAACATCGGGTTGATGCATCACTTGCCGCCGCCGGCTTTGAAATTTTCCGGGTTTGGGAGGAAGTCGAGAGGGAGTATCACGGTTCTCTGGCTTCGTTGCTGCGGTGCCTCAAGGGGGTAGGGGCGCATAACGCTTCCCGATGCCGTCCCCGAGGGCTGGCTTCGCGACAGGTCATGAAACGCCTCGAAGGAAATTATATCCAAAGGTTTGCCGACGGTGGGAGGCTGCCGGCTACCTATCGGGTAATTTACGGGATTGCCGGCAAGAGCGGGTAA
- a CDS encoding class I SAM-dependent rRNA methyltransferase, which yields MIQLVLRPGHERRVRRGHPWVFSNEIQPPSQDTLPGQAVEIVTAGGEFLGTGYYNPHSLIAARILSRQRQCIDCVDFYRNRLQAAFAMREAIYNGTTAVRLVHGEGDHLPGLVVDRYDRVLSVQFLTRGIDCRQHFILQALQDICDPEAIVARNNVAVRDLENLPRQVEILHGQLPDRVEITENGLRFKVDVLQGQKTGHFLDQKENHLALRDRAAGKRMLDLFCYSGSWAIHAARFGAAEVIGIDISPAAVALAEENARLNFKDDTCRFVTSDVFDSLRQFNSGNERFGGIILDPPAFIKNRKRLREGIKGYLTINRRAMELLEPGGFLFTCTCSHHMDRETFLDTLRQAAFLAKREMRLLEVRGQSYDHPVLCSCPETEYLKCVVMQACD from the coding sequence ATGATACAGCTCGTTCTGCGCCCCGGACACGAGCGCCGCGTCCGTCGCGGCCACCCCTGGGTATTCAGCAATGAAATCCAGCCCCCGAGCCAGGACACGCTGCCAGGCCAGGCCGTGGAGATAGTGACGGCCGGCGGCGAATTCCTCGGGACCGGTTACTACAACCCCCATTCACTGATCGCAGCGCGCATTCTTTCCCGGCAGAGGCAGTGTATCGATTGCGTGGACTTCTACCGCAACCGCCTGCAAGCCGCCTTCGCCATGCGCGAGGCAATCTACAACGGTACCACCGCTGTGCGCCTGGTTCACGGCGAAGGCGATCACCTGCCGGGGCTTGTGGTCGATCGCTACGACCGGGTGCTGTCGGTTCAGTTTCTGACCCGGGGCATCGATTGCAGACAACACTTCATCCTGCAAGCCCTGCAGGACATCTGTGACCCCGAGGCGATCGTCGCCCGTAACAATGTCGCGGTGCGCGACCTGGAGAACCTTCCGCGCCAGGTTGAAATCCTTCACGGGCAGCTTCCCGACCGCGTCGAAATAACTGAAAACGGTCTGCGCTTCAAAGTCGATGTTCTTCAGGGGCAAAAAACCGGTCACTTCCTGGATCAGAAGGAAAACCATCTCGCCCTGCGGGACCGGGCCGCCGGCAAGCGTATGCTCGATCTGTTCTGCTATTCGGGAAGCTGGGCCATACACGCCGCCCGTTTTGGCGCCGCCGAGGTTATCGGCATCGACATTTCACCGGCGGCCGTGGCACTTGCGGAAGAAAACGCACGATTGAATTTCAAAGACGACACCTGCCGGTTTGTGACATCGGACGTCTTCGACAGTCTGCGCCAATTTAATTCCGGAAACGAGCGATTTGGCGGGATTATCCTCGATCCTCCAGCGTTCATAAAAAACCGCAAGCGTTTGCGCGAAGGGATCAAGGGCTACCTGACCATCAACCGGCGCGCGATGGAATTGCTGGAACCGGGAGGTTTTCTGTTTACCTGCACCTGTTCCCACCACATGGACCGGGAAACCTTCCTCGATACCCTGCGGCAGGCGGCTTTTCTGGCAAAACGGGAAATGCGCCTGCTGGAAGTTCGCGGGCAGTCCTATGACCACCCGGTGCTCTGCTCCTGCCCGGAGACCGAATATTTGAAATGTGTCGTGATGCAGGCCTGCGACTGA
- a CDS encoding ArsR/SmtB family transcription factor, which yields MVFDKTQNYEREAEILKVLGHPIRLKIVAGLLSETCNVKKIWECLGLPQATVSQHLALLKNKGIIEGHRTGVEVYYAVTSDEARRIVKAVFDLSTQA from the coding sequence ATGGTTTTTGACAAGACCCAAAATTACGAACGCGAAGCAGAAATCCTCAAAGTCCTTGGCCACCCCATCCGTCTTAAAATCGTCGCCGGACTGCTCTCGGAGACCTGCAATGTCAAGAAGATCTGGGAGTGCCTCGGACTGCCTCAGGCCACCGTATCCCAGCATCTGGCGCTGCTCAAGAACAAGGGAATCATCGAAGGGCATCGTACCGGCGTCGAAGTGTACTATGCCGTCACCTCCGATGAAGCCCGCCGTATCGTAAAAGCCGTTTTTGACCTGAGTACGCAGGCATGA
- a CDS encoding DUF3108 domain-containing protein: MMYAHGSGVGGACQEICFRMSWLWTFPMFLIRLPHLWPGWPASIANMCSHGRKTVKTLVWILAILGLCLPVDANAGANSSDPTGKSFSRQTLDPLCGEKLSYDIAFLWFDRLAVGDFILEKTEQPQTYRATLEARTMGAAAWLTGNRVQRYVSTLRLSDEGGLRPVSFDADMYRRSGDKVKSRLKHWAFDYPRRLVIEKVTRNGRKSPLKRHAMGSGPYPYDILSAFYNFRAGLWGPLEVGTSCKVPTFAKGAPSAIDISVLANKDRPKEGGFPTGGLVVKVVVDPEVFDTGDGTLYIWFDKAMRPDRVLVKNVIGMGDVRANLRSAGKESGK, translated from the coding sequence ATGATGTACGCGCATGGTAGTGGCGTAGGGGGTGCATGTCAAGAAATATGCTTCCGCATGTCATGGCTATGGACTTTTCCCATGTTCCTTATTAGACTGCCGCACCTCTGGCCAGGATGGCCGGCGTCCATCGCGAATATGTGCTCTCACGGGAGAAAAACAGTGAAAACCCTGGTGTGGATTCTTGCAATCCTTGGTTTGTGCCTGCCGGTCGACGCCAATGCCGGCGCCAACTCTTCGGATCCAACAGGTAAATCTTTTTCAAGACAAACCCTGGATCCTTTGTGTGGTGAAAAATTGTCTTACGATATCGCTTTTTTGTGGTTTGACCGATTGGCCGTGGGGGATTTTATTCTTGAAAAAACCGAACAACCCCAAACCTATCGAGCCACTCTTGAAGCCAGGACCATGGGGGCTGCCGCCTGGCTGACCGGAAACCGGGTTCAGAGGTATGTTTCGACATTGCGCCTGTCCGATGAGGGTGGCCTGCGACCTGTGAGTTTTGATGCAGACATGTACAGACGCAGTGGCGACAAGGTAAAAAGTCGCCTCAAACATTGGGCTTTCGATTATCCGCGTCGGCTTGTTATTGAAAAGGTCACGCGTAATGGCCGAAAGTCTCCGCTCAAAAGGCATGCAATGGGTTCTGGCCCGTATCCCTACGATATCCTTTCGGCCTTTTATAATTTCCGGGCCGGGCTTTGGGGGCCCCTAGAGGTCGGTACCTCCTGTAAGGTGCCGACGTTCGCCAAGGGGGCTCCTTCCGCAATCGATATATCAGTCCTTGCGAACAAGGATCGTCCCAAAGAGGGCGGATTTCCGACAGGAGGTTTGGTGGTCAAGGTTGTGGTTGATCCGGAGGTTTTCGACACGGGGGATGGGACCCTTTATATATGGTTCGATAAGGCCATGCGTCCCGACCGGGTGTTGGTGAAAAATGTCATTGGCATGGGAGATGTGCGTGCCAATTTACGATCCGCAGGGAAAGAATCCGGAAAATGA
- a CDS encoding putative manganese-dependent inorganic diphosphatase — translation MNDTIFVVGHRNPDTDSVCSALAYARLRSRQGLEGVVAARAGYLNRQTEFVLEQLGAETPQLVSDVVPRVGDVVKQPAVTIQSGAPLVWALDLFHRYDIGLLPIVDSGGIALGMLSLRQVADKFLVGGQEQSMRRILTSPAVLARCLHAERFTADLCGEVQDFDLYVGAMAFKSFCERMAGLDSKRLLVITGDRDDIQLHAAKLGVRLLVVTGGQPLSPEVIDTARQNGVTVLATSFDTATTASLARLSTPVDSLMITDFPMAAMGESLETLRYRLLDSSQPGVLVLDDSGKVLAVATKSTLLQPPPIKLILVDHNELGQAVPGADRVEILEIIDHHRLGNLHTDAPIRFINQPLGSTCSVVAGLYKSAGIVPDAQTAGLLLAGLLSDTVMLKSPTATECDRDLCGWLAALAHLDPQEFGRRMFRAGSALAAYGSMTELILADFKEYSQEGRQFGIGQVEVVSFDEFYEKRARIATSLMELCRDRALDLAGLLVTDIVRATSLLLLAGNSELMVRIGYPRLDDGLFELKGVLSRKKQLLPHVLKILKA, via the coding sequence ATGAATGACACCATCTTTGTTGTGGGTCACCGCAATCCCGATACCGATTCCGTCTGCAGTGCGCTGGCATATGCCCGTTTGCGCAGCAGGCAAGGGCTCGAAGGGGTCGTGGCGGCCAGGGCCGGCTATCTCAACCGGCAGACCGAATTTGTCCTTGAACAGCTTGGCGCGGAAACGCCGCAGCTGGTTTCCGATGTTGTGCCGAGGGTTGGGGATGTCGTCAAGCAACCGGCCGTGACGATTCAGAGTGGTGCTCCGCTGGTCTGGGCTCTCGACCTTTTTCATCGTTACGATATCGGTCTGCTGCCGATCGTGGATTCCGGCGGCATCGCTCTGGGGATGCTCTCGCTGCGCCAGGTCGCCGATAAATTCCTGGTTGGCGGACAGGAGCAGAGCATGCGCCGGATCCTGACATCACCTGCGGTTCTGGCCCGCTGCCTGCACGCCGAGCGGTTCACGGCCGATCTCTGCGGCGAGGTTCAGGATTTTGATCTTTATGTCGGGGCCATGGCTTTTAAAAGCTTTTGCGAGCGTATGGCTGGGCTTGATTCAAAACGGTTGCTGGTGATTACCGGAGACCGTGACGACATCCAGCTGCACGCAGCGAAACTGGGGGTGCGGTTGCTGGTGGTAACCGGCGGCCAACCGCTGAGTCCCGAGGTTATCGATACCGCCAGGCAGAATGGGGTCACGGTGCTGGCCACCAGTTTCGACACCGCCACCACCGCATCCCTGGCAAGGCTCTCCACGCCGGTGGACAGCCTTATGATCACCGATTTTCCCATGGCGGCGATGGGAGAATCTTTGGAAACGTTGCGTTATCGGCTGCTGGATTCCAGCCAGCCCGGGGTGCTGGTGCTTGACGACAGCGGCAAGGTGCTTGCCGTCGCTACCAAAAGTACCCTGCTGCAACCCCCGCCCATCAAGCTCATTCTTGTGGATCATAATGAACTTGGTCAGGCCGTTCCGGGGGCCGACCGCGTGGAAATCCTTGAAATTATCGACCATCATCGACTCGGCAATCTGCATACCGATGCTCCGATCCGGTTTATCAACCAACCGCTGGGCAGCACCTGCTCGGTCGTTGCGGGCCTGTATAAAAGCGCCGGTATCGTTCCGGATGCACAAACCGCCGGATTGCTGCTGGCGGGGTTGCTTTCCGATACCGTTATGCTTAAATCTCCCACAGCTACGGAATGCGACCGCGACCTCTGTGGCTGGCTGGCGGCACTGGCCCATCTTGACCCGCAGGAATTCGGGCGCCGCATGTTCCGCGCCGGAAGTGCATTGGCCGCCTACGGCAGCATGACAGAGTTGATCCTTGCGGATTTCAAGGAGTATTCCCAGGAAGGCAGGCAGTTCGGCATCGGTCAGGTGGAGGTGGTCAGTTTCGACGAATTTTACGAAAAACGGGCGCGGATCGCCACCAGCCTGATGGAACTTTGTCGAGACCGCGCCCTTGACCTTGCCGGGTTGCTGGTTACGGACATTGTGCGTGCCACGAGTCTGTTGTTGTTGGCCGGCAATTCGGAATTGATGGTCAGGATCGGTTATCCGCGTCTGGATGACGGCCTGTTTGAACTCAAGGGCGTACTCTCAAGAAAAAAGCAGTTGTTGCCGCATGTTCTGAAGATCCTCAAAGCGTAA
- a CDS encoding FAD-dependent oxidoreductase has translation MKERKRIVVIGGSAAGPKAAARAKRLDPDAEVTIIQKAPEMSMASCGYPYYVGGVFDNRNALLSTPYGEVRDPHFFVHTKGVKARTLTEAVSIDREGRTVRCRDLHSGDLDDVPYDKLILATGARPRKPPIPGVDLVGVTTLQSMKDADFLRRIRDDKSITKAVVIGGGLIGIETCEALQLSGIDITVIEMLPQILMFLDWELAKILENHVRSNAANVITDVKVAGFVGENGQLTGVKLENGTELPCHLAVLAIGVIPNTDLARDAGLDIGQTGGIAVDDFMQTSDPHIYAVGDCVELVHRITGKKTRAPFGDLANLEGRVAGENAVLGNQVTFPGTLHTGICKVFDFSAGSTGLSELRARQEGYENVVTVINASLDKPEFMGAKLLISKMVVDGNTGKILGVQCVGPGDVAKQIATAAMALHGKLTVADVVNADLPYAPPFSLPIDHFIATAHLMENKLKGRLKSMSPIELKKNLDAGKDPFILDVRTPDEFEAVRIGIGETLIPIGELRHRFEDLPEDRDREIVCFCKISLRGYEAALVLESAGWRNVKVLEGGVMAWPFGREK, from the coding sequence ATGAAGGAGAGGAAGCGAATTGTTGTTATCGGCGGATCTGCGGCAGGTCCCAAGGCGGCTGCGAGGGCCAAGCGCCTCGACCCCGATGCCGAAGTCACAATCATTCAAAAAGCGCCGGAAATGTCCATGGCTTCCTGCGGTTACCCTTACTATGTGGGCGGGGTTTTCGATAACCGTAACGCCTTGCTGAGCACGCCGTACGGAGAAGTTCGGGACCCGCATTTTTTTGTTCACACCAAGGGCGTGAAGGCCCGCACCTTGACCGAAGCCGTGTCTATTGATCGGGAAGGTCGCACGGTTCGCTGTCGCGATCTGCACAGTGGCGATCTGGATGATGTGCCCTACGACAAGCTGATTCTCGCCACCGGAGCCAGACCGCGAAAGCCTCCGATCCCGGGAGTCGATCTTGTCGGCGTGACCACCTTGCAATCGATGAAAGACGCCGATTTTCTGAGAAGGATTCGGGACGACAAGTCCATTACCAAGGCCGTGGTTATCGGCGGAGGTCTCATCGGCATCGAAACCTGTGAAGCCCTGCAGTTGTCCGGCATCGATATAACCGTCATCGAGATGTTGCCCCAGATTCTGATGTTTCTCGATTGGGAACTGGCCAAGATCCTTGAAAACCATGTCCGCAGTAATGCCGCCAACGTCATCACCGATGTCAAGGTTGCGGGGTTTGTCGGGGAGAATGGCCAACTGACCGGCGTAAAACTCGAGAACGGCACTGAACTGCCCTGTCACCTGGCGGTACTTGCCATTGGCGTCATTCCCAATACCGACCTGGCGCGAGATGCCGGTCTGGATATCGGACAGACCGGCGGCATTGCTGTCGATGATTTTATGCAGACATCCGACCCGCATATCTATGCGGTTGGCGATTGCGTTGAACTCGTGCATCGCATCACCGGCAAGAAAACCCGCGCTCCGTTTGGCGACCTGGCCAATCTGGAGGGGCGCGTGGCCGGTGAAAATGCGGTGTTGGGCAATCAGGTCACGTTTCCCGGGACATTGCATACCGGCATCTGCAAGGTTTTCGATTTTTCAGCCGGTTCGACCGGCTTGTCCGAATTGCGAGCCCGCCAGGAAGGGTATGAAAATGTGGTCACGGTCATCAATGCCAGCCTGGACAAGCCCGAATTCATGGGCGCCAAGCTTCTGATATCCAAGATGGTGGTTGATGGAAATACAGGCAAAATTCTCGGGGTCCAGTGCGTTGGACCCGGCGATGTTGCCAAACAGATCGCGACGGCCGCCATGGCTCTGCATGGGAAACTGACCGTCGCCGATGTCGTCAATGCGGATTTGCCGTATGCGCCGCCGTTTTCATTGCCGATCGACCATTTCATCGCCACCGCGCATTTGATGGAAAACAAGCTCAAGGGCCGATTGAAGAGCATGTCTCCAATTGAACTGAAAAAAAACCTGGATGCCGGTAAAGATCCTTTTATCCTCGACGTGCGGACTCCCGATGAGTTCGAGGCCGTGCGCATCGGCATTGGAGAAACCCTGATTCCCATAGGCGAGCTCAGGCATCGGTTCGAGGATTTACCGGAAGACAGAGACAGGGAAATCGTTTGTTTCTGCAAGATCTCCCTGCGTGGCTACGAGGCGGCCCTGGTGCTGGAGTCCGCGGGTTGGCGCAATGTCAAAGTGCTGGAAGGGGGCGTTATGGCCTGGCCTTTCGGCCGCGAAAAATAG
- a CDS encoding carboxy terminal-processing peptidase, giving the protein MKYKKSWFCLLAAVLLFAVTMSWSGLASQQISPDAGHLRGKLLTHLIRQQMTVNHFSHKPLDDKISQAAFDLYIQQLDFQKRFLLESDIQQLSLYRNRIDDDIVRGNLELHKTGARLLRIRVNFVMNMIDDLLNKKFDFNKKDQIETDPEKIDYAKNSVDLKRRWEKILKYQVLMRYVQLLEERTGSGKNTAANEGKVDKILLNEAVQKVRRSTHHLLGRLLEETEQDHFERFLNAYVRAYDPHSAYLAPDALEDFEIYMKGSLEGIGATLREDDGFIRVVEIIPGSPAARQGQLAAEDIILKVGEGDREPVDVTETRLRDAVRLIRGKKGTVVRLTVRKPTGREQIIRLVRDVVEIEEGFAKSTTLPVPGKTGKHYGYLRIPSFYRDFSETRDGQSARNVTDDVRRELQLLVKKGIDGLVLDLRDNGGGSLSDAIDIAGLFIPKGPVVQVKDSEGEVRVYEDEDPGIVYGGPLVVLVNRFSASASEILAGAIQDYGRGVIVGGGGTHGKGTVQAIFDMDQPLAYGPLQKLAPLGALKVTVQKFYRISGGSTQVKGVVPDIQLPDRLAFLETGEKFIEYALPWDTTRRVSFKRWAQAPEVATLRHLSAQRVEKGHRFDAVVAETRRNAQRSRATLRSLNLNSVLRERTALQERGLEAETADHEVEAPLEHFSGKHLEEKVAQDLYVQESIAVLGDLHNQLAGHDCTLAGALSSR; this is encoded by the coding sequence ATGAAATATAAAAAATCCTGGTTTTGTCTGCTTGCGGCTGTGCTGTTGTTTGCTGTCACCATGTCCTGGTCAGGCCTGGCATCCCAGCAGATTTCTCCCGATGCCGGTCATTTGAGAGGCAAGCTTTTAACCCATTTGATCCGGCAGCAGATGACTGTCAATCATTTCAGCCATAAACCCCTGGATGACAAAATTTCTCAGGCGGCCTTCGATCTTTACATTCAGCAGCTTGATTTTCAGAAAAGGTTTCTGTTGGAATCGGATATTCAGCAGCTGTCCTTGTACCGCAACAGGATCGACGATGATATAGTACGTGGAAATCTTGAGCTTCATAAAACCGGTGCTCGTCTTCTGAGGATAAGAGTTAATTTCGTCATGAATATGATTGACGATCTTTTAAATAAAAAATTTGATTTCAACAAAAAAGATCAAATTGAAACAGACCCTGAGAAAATCGATTACGCTAAAAATTCTGTCGATCTCAAGAGACGCTGGGAAAAAATCCTGAAATATCAGGTATTGATGCGCTACGTACAATTGCTGGAAGAGCGCACTGGATCTGGAAAAAATACGGCTGCGAACGAAGGGAAGGTCGATAAGATCCTTCTGAATGAAGCCGTTCAGAAGGTGCGGCGAAGCACCCATCATCTTCTGGGCAGGCTACTGGAAGAAACCGAGCAGGATCATTTCGAACGTTTTCTCAATGCTTATGTCCGCGCTTACGACCCCCACTCGGCCTATCTGGCACCCGATGCCCTCGAGGATTTTGAAATCTACATGAAGGGTTCGCTGGAAGGCATCGGCGCCACCCTGCGGGAGGACGATGGATTCATCCGGGTGGTTGAGATCATCCCGGGCAGTCCCGCCGCCAGACAGGGACAACTCGCGGCGGAGGATATCATTCTTAAAGTCGGAGAGGGTGACCGGGAACCGGTGGACGTCACGGAAACGCGGTTGCGCGACGCGGTGCGTCTGATACGCGGCAAAAAGGGCACGGTGGTTCGCCTCACCGTTCGCAAGCCGACCGGACGGGAACAGATTATCCGCCTTGTCCGTGATGTCGTGGAAATCGAAGAAGGATTTGCCAAGAGCACTACGCTTCCCGTCCCGGGTAAAACCGGAAAACACTATGGTTACTTGCGCATTCCTTCGTTCTATCGCGACTTTTCCGAAACCCGCGACGGCCAGTCCGCCCGCAACGTTACCGATGACGTGCGCAGGGAACTTCAGCTCCTGGTTAAAAAGGGGATCGATGGACTGGTTCTGGATTTGCGTGACAATGGCGGCGGGTCCCTGTCGGATGCCATTGACATTGCAGGTCTTTTTATACCCAAGGGTCCCGTGGTGCAGGTCAAGGACAGTGAAGGGGAGGTGCGGGTTTATGAAGACGAGGACCCCGGTATCGTTTACGGCGGGCCGCTTGTGGTGCTGGTCAATCGCTTCAGTGCTTCGGCTTCGGAAATTCTCGCGGGCGCCATTCAGGATTATGGCCGTGGGGTTATCGTCGGCGGCGGCGGGACCCACGGTAAAGGCACCGTTCAGGCCATTTTTGATATGGATCAGCCATTGGCCTATGGTCCCCTGCAAAAGCTTGCGCCTCTTGGGGCCTTGAAGGTGACTGTGCAGAAATTCTACCGTATCAGCGGCGGATCCACCCAGGTGAAGGGGGTGGTGCCGGATATCCAGTTGCCGGACCGCCTGGCGTTTCTGGAAACAGGGGAAAAGTTCATCGAGTATGCACTGCCCTGGGATACGACCCGGCGGGTCTCCTTCAAACGCTGGGCCCAGGCTCCCGAGGTTGCCACGCTCCGCCATTTAAGCGCTCAGCGGGTCGAAAAAGGGCACCGTTTCGATGCCGTTGTCGCTGAAACCCGGCGCAATGCACAGCGGAGCAGGGCGACCTTGCGCTCGCTCAATCTCAACAGCGTTCTTCGGGAACGAACGGCGTTGCAGGAGCGTGGGCTTGAAGCCGAAACGGCGGACCATGAGGTGGAGGCCCCGCTCGAACATTTTTCCGGAAAGCATCTTGAAGAGAAGGTCGCGCAGGATCTGTACGTTCAGGAGAGTATCGCGGTGCTCGGCGATCTGCACAACCAGCTTGCCGGGCACGATTGTACCTTGGCTGGTGCCCTGTCTTCCCGATGA